Proteins co-encoded in one Capsicum annuum cultivar UCD-10X-F1 chromosome 9, UCD10Xv1.1, whole genome shotgun sequence genomic window:
- the LOC107841748 gene encoding glutaredoxin domain-containing cysteine-rich protein 1: MGCVSSKLYRNEFKKVDDIDHVVCLTSSTYGVLNLEKDSSFTRNPLPSIKKVVKEIKKSPPHDESCEVINAWELMEGLDEEVVVSNSKISPKSRGFLRGFGDVDARSPLKFLNQMSSPRKFKKFGGKENKGGRGNGVNVANVVDFSPKNASKMSNVVDFSPKNVSKRSNVVDFTSKNVLKMSPRLNFSKKGSPNEVKCDSLKVDSVVVSTRRRSLSPLFDPQLVEVFEKELSEEEEQIKKMVPATPISRKARSSQEAETMLELFEKKCPPGGENAVVIYTTTLRGIRKTFEDCNTARAILESNDTRVVERDISMHSGYKEELRGLMGKKEVKVPVVFVKGRLIGGADEMLKLEEEGKLGILLDGIPRAVAACNGCAGIRFVMCMDCNGSRKMLAKDGKCTVKCGKCNENGLIQCPICC; the protein is encoded by the coding sequence atgggTTGTGTATCATCGAAGCTGTATCGAAACGAATTCAAGAAAGTTGATGACATTGATCATGTTGTGTGTTTAACTTCAAGCACATATGGTGTATTGAATCTTGAAAAAGATTCGAGTTTTACGCGAAACCCACTTCCCTCTATCAAGAAAGTTgttaaagaaatcaagaaatcaccACCCCATGATGAATCATGTGAAGTTATCAATGCCTGGGAACTCATGGAAGGTCTTGATGAAGAAGTTGTTGTTTCAAATTCCAAGATTAGCCCAAAATCTCGAGGTTTTCTTCGTGGATTTGGCGATGTTGATGCTCGTAGCCCGTTGAAATTCTTGAATCAGATGAGCTCACCGCGAAAATTCAAGAAGTTTGGAGGTAAAGAGAATAAAGGGGGTAGAGGTAATGGAGTTAATGTAGCTAATGTggttgattttagccccaaaaaTGCATCGAAAATGTCTAATGTGGTTGATTTTAGTCCCAAAAATGTATCGAAAAGGTCTAATGTGGTTGATTTTACCTCCAAAAATGTATTGAAAATGTCACCAAGATTGAATTTTTCGAAGAAGGGAAGTCCGAATGAGGTGAAATGTGATAGTTTGAAGGTTGATTCTGTTGTGGTATCGACGAGGAGGAGGAGTTTAAGTCCATTATTCGATCCACAGCTCGTGGAAGTATTCGAGAAAGAGCTATCTGAAGAAGAAGAACAGATCAAGAAAATGGTGCCAGCTACGCCAATTTCGCGAAAAGCTAGGAGTTCACAGGAGGCAGAGACGATGCTTGAGTTATTCGAGAAGAAATGCCCACCGGGCGGTGAGAATGCTGTTGTAATCTATACAACTACATTGAGGGGTATTAGGAAGACATTTGAGGATTGCAACACTGCTAGAGCTATACTCGAATCGAATGATACACGTGTAGTTGAGCGTGATATATCGATGCATTCGGGGTATAAGGAGGAACTAAGAGGACTAATGGGGAAAAAAGAGGTGAAAGTTCCTGTGGTGTTTGTTAAAGGGAGGTTGATTGGTGGAGCTGATGAAATGTTGAAGTTAGAAGAGGAGGGTAAATTGGGAATTTTACTCGATGGGATCCCGAGGGCAGTTGCCGCGTGCAATGGCTGCGCGGGGATCCGGTTCGTCATGTGTATGGACTGCAATGGGAGTAGAAAAATGTTGGCTAAGGATGGAAAGTGTACTGTCAAATGTGGAAAGTGCAATGAAAATGGTTTGATCCAATGTCCAATTTGTTGTTAA
- the LOC107843243 gene encoding mediator-associated protein 2 → MDAPNELSYKPPPEFEEVKKDSLIHLDITDSTELWLIQWPFNQHPVLDGQEVSLKPHHDGHMGSFEDSSGKSYDVVSCRAQDPDAVVFLSSEFETKIAGKISRRVSLVHYPEPSELKQNSINLKQMMAQRSSATTLTNSSRRFATPTQSTRTRSIMQSGSSSKSTKRKHSDGLPAKPNDQAVQDSGKSGHSALTSSGSFDQSKDQKSKKKRKIDR, encoded by the exons ATGGATGCTCCGAATGAACTGAGCTACAAACCACCCCCAGAATTTGAGGAGGTCAAAAAGGATTCGCTTATCCATCTTGACATTACAGACTCAACTGAGCTCTGGCTAATACAGTGGCCCTTTAATCAA CATCCAGTTCTTGATGGGCAAGAGGTTTCATTGAAGCCCCATCATGATGGGCATATGGGGAGCTTTGAGGATTCATCTG GTAAATCATATGATGTGGTCAGTTGTAGAGCGCAGGACCCAGATGCGGTGGTCTTTCTATCTTCTGAGTTCGAGACAAAAATTG CTGGCAAAATTTCACGGCGTGTTTCCCTTGTCCATTACCCGGAACCAAGTGAACTTAAACAGAACAGCATAAACTTGAAGCAGATGATGGCTCAAAGATCGTCTGCTACTACATTGACCAATTCATCTCGTCGCTTTGCAACTCCTACTCAAAGTACTAGGACACGGAGTATTATGCAATCGGGGAGTTCATCCAAATCTACCAAGAGAAAACACAGTGATGGCCTCCCTGCAAAACCCAATGACCAAGCTGTTCAAGATTCAGGAAAAAGCGGTCATAGTGCCTTGACCTCATCAGGTTCCTTCGATCAATCTAAAGatcaaaaatcaaagaagaaaaggaaaatcgACCGTTGA
- the LOC107843242 gene encoding uncharacterized protein LOC107843242, with translation MPQVDLETLVSACAGGAAASSERKVACVTLASGDGENPAKNDSDEKPPDFPPESFWLSKDAEFDWFDRNAFLDRKQSTKGIGIGAGTHSNSSSQRFTSTLKSKSKASIIGFPKTQKATYVDSKRRICKPANIRLFPAKRSESALKSSSVNEPSSPKVSCMGRVRSKRRSRSRRSSENPKKCEKSAKKPGIYSRILSIFRSNRNSKKPVRSVTEKVRREEPVKLMRKSKSVSIAKTRGAEPVGVEPGLGEPVGLGGMKRFSSGRRSWGGDEINGVV, from the exons ATGCCTCAAGTTGATTTGGAAACTCTAGTCTCCGCTTGTGCCGGCGGCGCCGCCGCCTCGAGTGAACGGAAAGTCGCATGTGTAACTCTAGCCTCCGGCGACGGCGAAAATCCAGCGAAAAACGACTCCGATGAAAAGCCACCGGATTTCCCGCCGGAATCGTTTTGGCTTTCGAAGGATGCTGAATTCGACTGGTTCGATCGGAACGCTTTTTTGGACCGTAAACAGTCTACTAAAGGTATCGGTATCGGTGCAG GTACGCATTCGAATTCCAGCTCACAGAGATTTACATCAACGTTGAAATCGAAATCTAAAGCTTCAATAATCGGATTTCCGAAAACACAGAAAGCTACTTACGTCGATTCAAAACGACGGATTTGCAAACCGGCGAACATTCGGCTTTTTCCGGCGAAACGATCGGAATCTGCACTCAAATCTTCGTCGGTTAATGAGCCGTCTTCGCCGAAAGTATCATGTATGGGAAGAGTTCGATCCAAACGGAGATCTCGAAGCCGGCGATCATCGGAAAATccgaaaaaatgtgaaaaaagtgCAAAAAAACCGGGAATTTATTCACGGATATTGTCGATTTTCCGGTCGAACCGGAATAGTAAAAAGCCGGTCCGGTCGGTTACGGAGAAAGTGCGGAGAGAAGAACCGGTTAAGCTTATGAGGAAGAGTAAGAGTGTGAGTATTGCGAAAACGCGGGGGGCTGAACCGGTTGGTGTTGAACCGGGTTTAGGTGAACCGGTTGGTTTAGGAGGGATGAAACGGTTCTCTTCCGGTCGAAGATCATGGGGAGGTGATGAAATCAATGGAGTTGTTTAA